A window of Xylophilus sp. GW821-FHT01B05 contains these coding sequences:
- a CDS encoding efflux RND transporter periplasmic adaptor subunit produces the protein MSALPPSPRPLARIPTALAVAGLVIMLAACGKKDAAPAAAAGGGMPPPEVGVVTVQLGDVGLTTELPGRVEAVRIAEVRARAAGILQKRLFREGSDVKAGQALFQIDSAPYSAAYQSAQASQARAEATLSQAAATVDRYKPLVAVNAISKQDFVNAEAAQKQAQADVAVARASVQTAKINLNYASVTAPISGRIGRALVTEGALVGQGEATQLAVIQQINPVYVNFTQSATDVMKLRNALQSGSLKRATGAEAASVRIVMEDGSEYASPGRLLFSDLTVDSTTGQITLRAEVPNPNGQLLPGLYVRVRLEQAQAANAILLPQQAVTRATSGDTVTIVSADGKLAKRPVKIGSSNGSNWVVLDGLQVGEQVMVDGFQKMQMVPPGTPVKAVPWKAPAPAGSAPAAAPGAAPAANPAAAPKDGAAAASPAAAPARQ, from the coding sequence ATGTCTGCACTGCCCCCATCTCCGCGCCCCCTGGCGCGCATCCCCACCGCTCTGGCCGTTGCCGGCCTGGTCATCATGCTCGCAGCCTGCGGCAAGAAGGATGCAGCGCCTGCTGCCGCAGCCGGCGGAGGCATGCCGCCACCCGAAGTCGGTGTGGTGACGGTCCAGCTCGGTGACGTCGGGCTCACGACCGAGTTGCCTGGCCGCGTAGAGGCCGTGCGCATTGCCGAAGTGCGTGCCCGTGCTGCCGGCATCCTGCAAAAGCGCCTGTTCCGCGAAGGCAGCGACGTCAAGGCCGGGCAGGCACTGTTCCAGATCGACTCCGCGCCCTACAGCGCGGCCTACCAGAGCGCACAGGCCTCGCAGGCCCGCGCCGAAGCCACGCTGTCGCAGGCTGCGGCCACGGTGGATCGCTACAAGCCGTTGGTGGCCGTCAACGCCATCAGCAAGCAGGACTTCGTGAACGCGGAAGCGGCCCAGAAGCAGGCTCAGGCCGACGTGGCCGTGGCCCGTGCCAGCGTGCAGACAGCCAAGATCAATCTCAACTACGCCAGCGTGACCGCGCCGATCTCCGGCCGCATCGGCCGCGCACTGGTGACGGAAGGCGCGCTGGTCGGCCAGGGTGAGGCCACGCAGTTGGCCGTGATCCAGCAGATCAACCCGGTCTACGTGAACTTCACCCAATCCGCCACGGATGTGATGAAGCTGCGCAATGCGCTGCAAAGCGGCAGCCTCAAGCGCGCCACCGGCGCCGAAGCCGCCAGCGTGCGCATCGTGATGGAAGACGGCAGCGAGTACGCCAGCCCCGGCCGGCTGCTGTTCTCTGACCTGACGGTGGACTCCACCACCGGTCAGATCACGTTGCGCGCCGAGGTCCCCAACCCCAACGGCCAACTGCTGCCGGGCCTGTATGTGCGGGTGCGGCTGGAGCAGGCCCAGGCCGCCAACGCCATCCTGCTGCCGCAGCAGGCTGTCACTCGCGCCACCAGCGGCGATACGGTGACCATCGTCAGCGCCGACGGCAAGCTGGCCAAGCGCCCGGTGAAGATCGGCAGCTCCAATGGCAGCAACTGGGTCGTGCTCGACGGCCTGCAGGTCGGCGAGCAGGTCATGGTCGACGGCTTCCAGAAGATGCAGATGGTGCCGCCGGGCACGCCGGTGAAGGCAGTCCCGTGGAAAGCCCCGGCCCCGGCCGGCAGCGCACCGGCCGCCGCACCCGGCGCCGCCCCTGCGGCCAACCCGGCCGCCGCACCCAAGGATGGGGCCGCCGCCGCATCCCCTGCGGCCGCCCCTGCGCGCCAGTAA
- a CDS encoding TetR family transcriptional regulator, producing MARRTKEDALATRSQLLDAAEKLFHDQGVSRTSLHDIAAAAGTTRGAIYWHFKDKADLFNAMMERVTLPLENSVYQVGKDPMVDPVAQIRTSMRRALHVVAHDVQVRTVFEIATHKVEYVGELQAVKARHLAARTECLLHVADGLQHAAARAGRSLPVPVDLAAQGLHALVDGLIQNWLLAPEAFDLCAAGDAVLDLYLTGLGFGTVAAPATAATVADAEPSPPAHAPKSIIPGRQRGSTMELVRNRG from the coding sequence ATGGCCCGCAGAACCAAGGAAGACGCTCTAGCCACCCGCTCGCAGTTGCTGGATGCGGCAGAAAAGCTGTTCCACGACCAGGGTGTTTCGCGCACCTCGCTGCACGACATCGCGGCGGCGGCGGGCACTACGCGCGGCGCCATCTATTGGCATTTCAAGGACAAGGCCGACCTGTTCAACGCCATGATGGAGCGCGTCACGCTGCCGCTGGAGAACTCGGTGTACCAGGTGGGCAAGGACCCGATGGTGGACCCGGTCGCGCAAATCCGGACCTCGATGCGTCGTGCGCTGCATGTGGTCGCGCATGACGTGCAGGTGCGCACCGTGTTCGAGATCGCAACGCACAAGGTCGAGTACGTGGGCGAACTGCAGGCTGTGAAGGCGCGCCACCTGGCGGCGCGCACGGAATGCCTGTTGCATGTGGCAGATGGCCTGCAGCACGCCGCGGCCCGCGCCGGCCGCAGCCTGCCGGTGCCGGTCGATCTGGCGGCCCAGGGCCTGCATGCCCTGGTCGATGGCCTGATCCAGAACTGGCTGCTGGCGCCCGAGGCCTTCGACTTGTGCGCGGCCGGCGATGCGGTACTGGACCTGTACCTGACCGGCCTGGGTTTTGGCACAGTGGCCGCCCCTGCCACTGCGGCCACTGTGGCAGATGCCGAGCCATCGCCACCCGCGCATGCGCCCAAGTCGATCATTCCTGGCCGACAACGCGGCTCGACCATGGAATTGGTCCGCAATAGGGGATAA
- a CDS encoding fumarylacetoacetate hydrolase family protein, whose product MRFLRFKDGERLGLAVATAHGGFAGWLEDDAGYPGDLTAGLLASSSLKDLAGRLCEGRPVDPDKVQRLPPLAKAGKIICVGLNYLDHAAESGHKVPEYPTIFSRFETSLIGDGAPLLKPHCSDQFDYEGELVAVIGKRGRNISRADALQHVIAYSIFNDGSIRDYQLRTPQWTMGKNFDSTGAFGPLLVSADELPAGARGLRIETRLNGQVVQSANTDQMVFDVAHLVASLSETMTLEPGDVIVTGTPSGVGMARKPQLWMKVGDICEVEIEQIGVLRNQVKSPPAP is encoded by the coding sequence ATGCGTTTTCTGCGTTTCAAGGATGGTGAGCGGCTCGGCTTGGCGGTCGCAACGGCGCACGGCGGCTTTGCCGGATGGCTCGAAGACGATGCCGGCTATCCGGGCGATCTCACGGCCGGACTGCTGGCGAGCAGCTCGCTCAAGGACTTGGCCGGCCGCCTGTGCGAAGGCCGACCGGTGGACCCTGACAAGGTGCAGCGCCTCCCGCCGCTGGCGAAGGCGGGAAAGATCATTTGCGTGGGGCTCAATTACCTGGACCACGCGGCCGAGTCCGGCCACAAGGTGCCCGAGTACCCAACAATCTTCTCCCGCTTCGAGACCAGCCTGATCGGCGACGGCGCGCCGCTGCTCAAGCCGCATTGCTCGGACCAATTCGACTACGAAGGCGAGCTGGTGGCGGTCATTGGCAAGCGTGGCCGCAACATCAGCCGGGCAGATGCCCTGCAGCACGTCATCGCCTACTCCATCTTCAATGACGGCTCGATCCGGGACTACCAACTGCGCACGCCGCAATGGACGATGGGCAAGAACTTCGACAGCACTGGCGCCTTCGGGCCGCTGCTCGTGAGTGCCGACGAACTGCCGGCCGGCGCTCGGGGCCTGCGGATCGAGACCCGTCTGAACGGGCAGGTCGTGCAGAGTGCTAACACCGATCAGATGGTGTTCGACGTGGCCCACTTGGTGGCAAGCCTGAGCGAGACCATGACACTGGAGCCCGGCGACGTGATCGTCACCGGCACGCCCTCTGGCGTAGGCATGGCCCGCAAGCCTCAGTTGTGGATGAAGGTCGGCGACATCTGTGAGGTGGAGATTGAGCAGATCGGAGTCCTACGCAACCAAGTGAAGAGCCCACCCGCACCTTGA
- a CDS encoding amidohydrolase family protein, with protein MIIDCHGHYTTSPKQLDDYRRLQVAGCGCNTGGGNPLLPRPVISDDQLRESVETAQLRIQRERGTDLTIFSPRAIGMGHHVGDAQTSAEWATVCNDLIHRISRLYPSNFVGVCQLPQSPGVAPANCIPELERCVKELGFIGCNLNPDPSGGYWADPPLHDKWWYPLYEKMVELDVPAMIHVSGSCNPNFHATGAHYINGDTTAFMQCLTSDLFKHFPTLKFIIPHGGGAVPYHWGRYRGIAQDMGLPPLKELLLHNVFFDTCVYHQPGIDLLLKVIPPENILFASETVGAVRGIDPETGHYYDDTKRYIDGAVHLSDADKAKIFSGNARRVYSRLKA; from the coding sequence ATGATCATCGATTGCCATGGGCACTACACGACCTCGCCCAAACAGCTGGACGACTACCGGCGCCTGCAGGTGGCCGGCTGCGGCTGCAACACTGGTGGCGGCAATCCGCTGCTGCCACGTCCGGTCATCTCGGACGACCAACTGCGTGAAAGCGTGGAGACGGCGCAGTTGCGCATACAGCGCGAACGCGGGACCGACCTGACCATCTTCTCGCCCAGGGCCATCGGCATGGGCCACCATGTCGGCGACGCTCAAACCAGCGCCGAATGGGCCACCGTATGCAACGACCTGATCCACCGCATCAGCCGGCTGTATCCCAGCAATTTCGTCGGTGTCTGCCAATTGCCCCAGAGCCCCGGCGTGGCGCCGGCCAACTGCATTCCCGAGCTGGAGCGCTGCGTCAAGGAGCTGGGTTTTATCGGCTGCAACCTCAACCCCGACCCTTCGGGCGGCTACTGGGCCGACCCGCCACTGCATGACAAGTGGTGGTACCCACTCTACGAAAAGATGGTCGAGCTGGATGTGCCCGCCATGATCCACGTCAGTGGCTCATGCAACCCCAACTTCCATGCGACGGGCGCGCACTACATCAATGGCGACACCACGGCCTTCATGCAGTGCCTCACGTCGGACCTGTTCAAACACTTCCCCACGCTCAAGTTCATCATCCCCCATGGCGGCGGTGCGGTGCCCTACCACTGGGGCCGCTATCGCGGCATCGCCCAGGACATGGGGCTGCCACCGTTGAAAGAGCTGCTGCTCCACAACGTGTTCTTTGACACCTGCGTCTACCACCAGCCCGGCATAGACCTGCTGCTCAAGGTCATCCCGCCGGAGAACATCCTGTTCGCATCGGAAACCGTAGGCGCCGTGCGCGGCATCGACCCGGAGACGGGCCACTACTACGACGACACCAAGCGCTATATCGACGGCGCCGTCCATCTGTCCGATGCCGACAAGGCCAAGATATTTTCAGGCAATGCCCGCCGGGTTTACAGCCGGCTGAAGGCCTGA
- a CDS encoding amidohydrolase family protein has translation MTSRVLDIHPHIITTDTQQYPRDPLGGNQSIWSRDRPTTTDQLLSAMDDAGVAKAAIVQASTCYGFDNSYVADAVAAHPDRFTGVFSVDMLASDAPQRIRHWVDRKLAGLRLFTAGSTMAGQADWLADPRSFPAWDCAAELGIPVCVQMRAAGMPQLQVLLDRYPRVPIVIDHFLNIPLEDGPPYAAADTLMGLARFPNIYLKLTPVIVNNTRKGRATPESFFPRVVSEFGASRIAWGSNYPANAGTLKELLEQTQSALAWAPRSDLDWIFHKTAEGLYPALKADAR, from the coding sequence ATGACAAGCAGAGTCCTGGATATCCATCCCCACATCATCACTACCGACACGCAGCAGTACCCCCGCGATCCGCTGGGCGGCAACCAGTCGATCTGGTCGCGCGACCGTCCCACAACCACCGATCAGCTATTGAGTGCCATGGACGACGCGGGCGTCGCCAAGGCCGCCATCGTGCAGGCCTCGACCTGCTACGGCTTCGACAACAGCTATGTGGCCGATGCGGTGGCCGCGCACCCGGATCGCTTCACTGGCGTGTTCTCGGTGGACATGCTGGCCAGCGATGCGCCCCAGCGCATCCGCCACTGGGTAGACCGCAAGCTGGCCGGCCTGCGGCTCTTCACCGCCGGCAGCACCATGGCTGGCCAGGCCGACTGGCTGGCCGACCCCAGGAGCTTCCCGGCCTGGGACTGCGCGGCGGAACTGGGGATTCCCGTGTGCGTGCAGATGAGGGCCGCAGGCATGCCCCAGTTGCAGGTGCTGCTCGACCGCTATCCGCGTGTGCCCATCGTCATTGACCATTTCCTCAACATCCCCCTTGAGGACGGGCCGCCCTACGCGGCTGCGGACACGCTGATGGGACTGGCCCGTTTCCCCAACATCTACCTGAAGCTGACGCCGGTGATCGTCAACAACACGCGCAAGGGCAGGGCCACGCCCGAGTCCTTCTTCCCGCGTGTCGTGTCGGAGTTCGGTGCCTCGCGCATCGCCTGGGGCTCCAACTATCCAGCCAACGCCGGCACTTTGAAGGAACTGCTGGAGCAGACGCAGTCTGCGCTCGCCTGGGCGCCGCGGAGCGACCTGGACTGGATCTTCCACAAGACGGCCGAAGGCCTGTACCCCGCACTGAAGGCAGATGCGCGGTAA
- a CDS encoding carboxymuconolactone decarboxylase family protein, with protein sequence MKTESAHTLPPDVDPRSRCRLPLPHREDLSEAGQQAFDRASRPGIIAGLQGPAGIQLHSPEVAPHLSALNSYLRFRAGFTPQIREIAILATAREMDSQFEWAAHEPEALKEGVPQDVIDAIKHRRNTGGLGAEEALVIELARQLWRDHKVAPKTFVQLKSLYGPRKLIDLVVLMGTYANTAAMLAVVDMQLAEGKQALLPIP encoded by the coding sequence ATGAAAACCGAGTCTGCACACACCCTGCCGCCGGACGTGGACCCCAGGTCACGCTGCCGCCTGCCCCTGCCGCATCGCGAAGACCTCAGCGAGGCGGGCCAGCAAGCCTTTGACCGCGCCAGCCGCCCCGGGATCATTGCCGGCCTGCAGGGCCCTGCCGGCATCCAGCTGCACAGTCCGGAGGTCGCGCCGCATCTCTCGGCACTTAACAGCTATCTGCGCTTCAGGGCGGGCTTCACGCCGCAGATCCGCGAGATCGCCATCCTGGCGACCGCCCGCGAGATGGACAGCCAGTTCGAATGGGCCGCGCATGAGCCCGAGGCACTGAAGGAAGGCGTACCCCAGGACGTGATCGACGCCATCAAGCACCGGCGCAACACCGGCGGCCTGGGCGCAGAGGAGGCACTGGTGATCGAACTCGCCAGACAGCTCTGGCGCGACCACAAGGTGGCGCCGAAGACCTTCGTGCAGCTGAAATCCCTGTACGGGCCGCGCAAGCTGATCGACCTGGTCGTGCTGATGGGCACCTATGCCAACACCGCCGCCATGCTGGCCGTGGTCGACATGCAGCTGGCCGAAGGAAAGCAGGCCTTGCTGCCCATCCCCTGA
- a CDS encoding MFS transporter, translating into MQELLRYRYFVRFWFARVAAVAGTQMLLLGIGWHMYELTGSAWDLGLVGLFQFAPALVTTLVAGHVADHFHRARLVALCLAMQAGVAIFLVAATQAHAATRELLLALSVVLGALRPFQMSAQQALVPSLIPTSLLSRAMALSSSGQQVAVIGGPAAGGLLFAVGVNAVYATCAALFGLACIVCLYVRHEHTPAAREPVTARTLLAGARFIWAHPLLLGAVSLDLFAVLLGGATALLPIFAKEILKVGPEGLGLLRSAPAIGALLVGVTLARHPLSRGVGKKLLLAVGVYGVCIVVFGLSKSFWLSAAALAMAGGADMVSVVVRQTLVQLETPDHMRGRVAAINTLFIGASNQLGEFESGFTAAAFGPIGSVVMGGLGTIFISLAWLRLFKPLAARESLG; encoded by the coding sequence ATGCAAGAACTTCTCCGCTACCGATACTTCGTCCGCTTCTGGTTCGCCCGGGTCGCGGCCGTTGCAGGCACCCAGATGCTGCTGCTGGGCATAGGCTGGCATATGTACGAGTTGACGGGCAGCGCCTGGGACCTCGGCCTGGTCGGACTTTTTCAGTTTGCGCCTGCGCTGGTCACGACCCTGGTCGCAGGCCATGTTGCCGACCACTTCCACCGTGCACGCCTGGTCGCGCTGTGCCTTGCCATGCAGGCCGGCGTGGCAATCTTCCTGGTTGCAGCAACCCAGGCCCATGCGGCAACGCGCGAGTTGCTGCTCGCGCTGTCCGTCGTGCTGGGTGCGCTTAGGCCGTTCCAGATGTCCGCCCAGCAGGCGCTGGTTCCCTCGCTGATCCCCACGTCCCTGCTGTCACGGGCCATGGCCCTCAGTTCGTCAGGGCAGCAGGTAGCCGTCATTGGTGGACCGGCCGCCGGCGGCCTGCTGTTCGCCGTCGGTGTGAATGCCGTCTATGCAACCTGCGCCGCGCTCTTTGGCCTGGCCTGCATCGTGTGCCTGTACGTGCGCCACGAGCACACGCCAGCCGCGCGCGAGCCGGTCACGGCCCGCACGCTACTGGCCGGCGCCCGCTTCATCTGGGCCCATCCGCTGCTGTTGGGGGCTGTATCGCTCGATCTGTTTGCCGTCCTCCTGGGAGGCGCGACGGCGCTGCTGCCGATCTTCGCCAAGGAAATCCTGAAGGTAGGGCCAGAAGGGCTAGGACTGCTCCGGTCCGCGCCAGCCATTGGCGCGCTACTGGTCGGCGTGACGCTGGCCAGGCACCCGCTGTCCCGCGGGGTCGGCAAGAAGCTGCTGCTGGCCGTAGGTGTTTACGGGGTCTGCATCGTGGTCTTCGGCCTTTCCAAGTCGTTCTGGCTTTCAGCAGCAGCACTGGCGATGGCGGGTGGTGCCGACATGGTCAGCGTGGTGGTGCGCCAGACCCTGGTGCAGTTGGAGACACCCGACCACATGCGTGGCCGAGTCGCGGCGATCAACACGCTTTTTATCGGCGCCAGCAACCAGTTGGGCGAGTTCGAATCCGGCTTCACGGCAGCGGCATTCGGCCCGATCGGGTCTGTGGTCATGGGCGGTCTAGGGACGATCTTCATCAGCCTGGCATGGCTGCGGCTGTTCAAACCACTGGCCGCGCGCGAGAGTCTGGGTTGA
- a CDS encoding tripartite tricarboxylate transporter substrate-binding protein: MVSRRTILRSALALPLASSCAWAEATDAYPSKPITIFVAFGPGGAGDLVTRRVAQKMSEHIGQSVIIENRPGAGAAAAAVAVAKARPDGYTLLLSGNGTAISSVLFNRLPYDLTRDFRHVSSIASFDLALIVSGQSEFSSVTDVLAYGKAHPGKLSIGTSRIGSTQHLAAEMFKAMAHIDAMSIPYKTSGDMLAGLRSNDIQLAFEILPPILGQIASKAVKPLAVASARRFPGLPEVPTVAESGVPGFDASSWAGISVPAKTPTAIVDRLAKEIQRAVASPDVQESLQAMGYVASSSTPEQMTQRITQDMAKWKAVIDKAGVPKQ, translated from the coding sequence GTGGTCTCACGACGCACCATCCTGCGCTCCGCGCTTGCGCTGCCGCTGGCCTCCAGTTGCGCCTGGGCCGAAGCCACAGACGCCTATCCGTCCAAGCCCATCACCATCTTCGTGGCTTTTGGCCCTGGTGGGGCCGGCGACCTGGTCACGCGACGCGTGGCGCAGAAAATGTCCGAGCACATCGGGCAATCCGTGATCATCGAAAACCGGCCTGGCGCGGGGGCCGCGGCCGCCGCCGTTGCCGTCGCCAAGGCCAGGCCCGATGGCTACACGCTGTTGCTGTCAGGCAATGGCACGGCCATCAGCTCGGTGCTCTTCAATCGCCTGCCCTACGATCTGACGCGGGACTTCAGGCATGTGTCGTCCATCGCCTCCTTCGACCTGGCCCTGATCGTCAGTGGCCAGTCCGAGTTCAGTTCGGTAACCGACGTGCTGGCCTACGGCAAGGCCCATCCCGGCAAGCTCAGCATCGGCACTTCCCGCATTGGCAGCACGCAGCACCTGGCAGCGGAGATGTTCAAGGCCATGGCCCATATCGATGCCATGAGCATTCCATACAAGACCAGCGGCGACATGCTGGCCGGCTTGCGTTCGAACGACATCCAACTGGCCTTCGAGATCCTGCCCCCCATCCTGGGCCAGATCGCATCAAAGGCCGTGAAGCCTCTTGCCGTGGCTTCGGCCAGGCGCTTCCCGGGCCTGCCCGAAGTCCCCACCGTGGCCGAGAGCGGCGTCCCCGGCTTCGACGCCAGTTCATGGGCCGGCATCAGCGTACCCGCCAAGACGCCAACCGCCATCGTGGACCGCCTGGCCAAGGAGATCCAGCGTGCCGTTGCATCGCCCGACGTGCAGGAATCCCTGCAGGCCATGGGCTACGTAGCCAGCTCCAGCACTCCCGAGCAGATGACGCAACGGATCACGCAGGACATGGCCAAGTGGAAGGCCGTGATCGACAAGGCCGGGGTTCCCAAACAGTAA
- a CDS encoding porin, with the protein MKHHSMVSRTATLIALGVLAGSACAQSSVTIFGVVDAAMRSAHTDNAGHVNSLVSGAYSSSRFGFRGQEDLGGGLSASFWLESFLNTDTGTTTPAGFQRRSTVSLSQRDWGELRLGRDYTPTHSNWARFDPFGYVGLGAVQLFALSATGNTPATAAFGTAPNTIQRANNGVQYLLPRNAWGLEGGLAANFGENGTAANDQHKSGGGRLGINLGPVFVSAATFNTHDDKTVGAFKDSALAASYDASLVRISGGVRRFEYQAARQNNYLLAAVIPVGVQEFKFSWNRASMDGRVGTVNISNDRADQFAVGYVYHLSKRTHAYTTLATIRNKGNSRFVVPGAPAGAAGVTSRGFELGVNHEF; encoded by the coding sequence ATGAAACACCACAGCATGGTCAGCAGGACCGCGACCTTGATCGCCCTTGGCGTCCTGGCAGGCAGCGCCTGCGCCCAATCCTCTGTCACGATCTTCGGCGTAGTTGACGCTGCAATGCGCAGCGCACATACCGACAATGCCGGTCATGTGAACTCTCTGGTCAGCGGCGCGTACTCCAGCAGCCGCTTTGGCTTTCGCGGGCAGGAGGACCTGGGCGGTGGCCTCAGCGCCTCGTTCTGGCTGGAGTCCTTCCTGAATACGGACACCGGCACCACCACACCGGCCGGCTTCCAGCGCCGCTCGACCGTGAGCCTGAGCCAGCGGGACTGGGGCGAACTTCGCCTTGGCCGCGACTACACGCCCACGCACTCCAACTGGGCCAGGTTCGACCCATTCGGCTATGTGGGCTTGGGCGCCGTCCAACTCTTCGCCCTGAGTGCCACGGGCAATACGCCCGCCACTGCGGCCTTTGGCACGGCACCCAACACCATCCAGCGCGCCAACAACGGCGTGCAGTACCTGCTGCCCCGCAATGCCTGGGGCCTGGAAGGCGGCCTGGCAGCCAACTTCGGCGAGAACGGCACTGCCGCCAACGACCAGCACAAGTCCGGCGGCGGGCGGCTCGGGATCAACCTGGGCCCGGTGTTCGTGTCGGCGGCCACCTTCAATACCCACGACGACAAGACCGTGGGTGCCTTCAAGGACTCGGCGCTTGCCGCGTCTTATGACGCATCCCTCGTGAGGATCTCAGGTGGCGTCCGGCGCTTCGAGTACCAGGCGGCCAGGCAGAACAACTACTTGCTGGCCGCGGTCATCCCGGTGGGCGTGCAGGAGTTCAAGTTCTCGTGGAACCGCGCCAGCATGGACGGCAGGGTGGGCACCGTGAACATCAGCAACGATCGCGCCGACCAGTTCGCCGTGGGCTACGTGTACCACCTCTCCAAACGCACGCACGCCTACACCACGCTGGCGACGATCCGCAACAAGGGTAATTCGCGCTTCGTCGTTCCCGGCGCGCCGGCAGGTGCGGCGGGCGTTACGTCAAGAGGCTTCGAGTTGGGCGTGAACCACGAGTTCTGA
- a CDS encoding tripartite tricarboxylate transporter substrate binding protein: MKRSTSSLRHCIATLVLSVLSMGACTPVLAQDFPNKPIRLLLPYGAGGIGDTTARVIAQKMSENMGQQIVIENRASAGGVQAFLGGMQAPADGYTLVMGGNGTAISQSLFKSLPYNILTDFVQVSAMSKFSLVLLVKPDSKFRSVAELIAYGKTHPGRLTFGTSSIGSTQHLAAELFKSVAGVEAEVVPFKVTGALYTALHSGDIDLAFEFVPPVLSQIKAGNARALAIAADGRNSSLPDVPTTAESGLRGYVVNSFNAVSVKAGTPRPIVQRLNQAFVAAINSPEVSQKLRDMNSEPYPLTPEQTRQLMVSEIARWKAVIARANIPRN, encoded by the coding sequence GTGAAAAGGTCGACATCCAGCTTGCGGCATTGCATCGCCACGCTCGTGCTTTCGGTGCTCAGCATGGGCGCCTGCACGCCGGTTCTGGCGCAGGACTTTCCCAACAAGCCGATCAGGCTTCTGCTGCCTTATGGCGCCGGCGGCATAGGGGATACGACCGCCCGTGTCATCGCCCAGAAGATGAGCGAGAACATGGGCCAGCAGATCGTCATAGAGAACCGGGCGAGTGCCGGCGGCGTGCAGGCCTTCCTGGGCGGCATGCAGGCCCCGGCGGATGGCTACACGTTGGTCATGGGCGGCAATGGCACGGCCATCAGCCAGTCCCTGTTCAAGTCGCTGCCCTACAACATCCTCACTGACTTCGTGCAGGTATCGGCGATGTCGAAGTTCAGCTTGGTGCTGCTCGTCAAGCCCGACTCGAAGTTCCGTTCAGTCGCCGAGCTGATCGCCTACGGCAAGACCCATCCTGGTCGACTTACCTTTGGTACCTCCAGCATTGGTTCGACGCAGCATCTTGCGGCCGAGCTGTTCAAGTCCGTGGCGGGTGTCGAGGCAGAGGTGGTGCCGTTCAAGGTGACCGGAGCACTCTATACGGCCTTGCATTCGGGCGACATTGACCTGGCATTCGAGTTTGTGCCACCGGTGCTGTCGCAGATCAAGGCCGGCAATGCGCGTGCGCTGGCCATTGCAGCCGATGGACGCAACAGCAGCCTGCCCGATGTGCCCACCACTGCGGAGAGTGGCCTGCGCGGCTACGTGGTCAATTCCTTCAACGCGGTGTCGGTCAAGGCTGGCACCCCGCGCCCGATCGTCCAGCGGCTGAACCAGGCCTTTGTCGCCGCCATCAATTCGCCCGAGGTGTCGCAGAAGCTGCGCGACATGAACTCCGAGCCCTATCCGCTGACACCCGAGCAAACACGCCAACTGATGGTGTCCGAGATCGCGCGCTGGAAAGCAGTCATAGCGCGCGCCAATATTCCCCGTAACTGA
- a CDS encoding 4-carboxy-4-hydroxy-2-oxoadipate aldolase/oxaloacetate decarboxylase, translated as MMRNVVVRNIPRGPQAAIKALQEAGTATVHEAMGRAGLMQPYMRPIFAGASIAGPAVTALAAPGDNWMLHVAMEQCCAGDVLVVAVMVENTDGMIGDLISSALKARGVRGVVIDAGCRDVRTLTEMGFPVWSRAISARGTVKSTLGNVNLPVVCAGALVNPGDVIVADDDGVVVVPFADIERVAQLAAQRTEKEAKSRKRYEAGELSLDVAGMRAGLEAAGLVYVDSIDDL; from the coding sequence ATGATGAGAAACGTCGTCGTACGAAACATTCCACGTGGCCCGCAAGCAGCCATCAAGGCCCTTCAGGAGGCAGGCACGGCCACCGTGCACGAGGCCATGGGGCGCGCCGGGTTGATGCAGCCCTACATGCGCCCGATCTTTGCCGGTGCCAGCATTGCAGGCCCCGCTGTCACCGCCTTGGCCGCGCCGGGCGACAACTGGATGCTGCATGTCGCGATGGAGCAGTGCTGTGCTGGCGACGTACTGGTGGTGGCAGTGATGGTTGAGAACACGGACGGAATGATTGGCGACCTGATCTCCTCCGCGCTCAAGGCTCGCGGTGTGCGCGGGGTCGTGATTGACGCGGGTTGCCGCGACGTGCGTACGTTGACCGAGATGGGCTTCCCGGTCTGGTCACGGGCCATCTCGGCGCGCGGCACCGTCAAGTCGACCCTGGGCAACGTCAACCTGCCAGTGGTGTGCGCAGGTGCGCTGGTGAACCCGGGCGATGTGATCGTGGCCGATGACGACGGCGTTGTTGTGGTGCCCTTCGCGGACATCGAGCGGGTGGCCCAGTTGGCAGCCCAGCGCACCGAGAAAGAAGCCAAGTCCCGTAAGCGCTATGAGGCAGGAGAGCTGTCGCTCGATGTTGCCGGCATGCGCGCCGGCCTGGAGGCGGCCGGGCTGGTGTACGTCGACAGCATTGACGACCTGTGA